The region GGACGCCCACGGAGCCGTCGTGGCGGCTGCCGCCTGCGCGATCGACGGCGCCACGGCCGTGCTCGACGCCGTCGAGACCTCGCCCGCCCACCGCGGGAAGGGATACGGCGACGCGCTGCTCAGGGGCGCGGCCGTCGTCGCGGAGGCGGCCGGCTGCGACCTGCTCGCGCTCGACGCGCTGGCCGAGGACTGGCCCCGGCACTGGTACGCCCGCCGCGGGTTCACGGTGATCGACGAGACCTGGGCGGCGGGCCGGCAGGGCTGAGAGGCGGCTTCGCCGCTCGTGCGCGGAAGGTCGCATCCCGCCCTGTCCGACCCGACGGTTTTCGCCCCCACCTCTTGACGGTTTCCCGCTCGCGGCACTGTGCGCACGGTCACTGCGGCCATAGCGTCGCCGACGACCGAGATCCACCTGCACCAGAAAGGGCTGCCATGCAGGTCGACGAGCTGTTGAAGCCGTTCCCGCTCAAGGAGTTCCACCCGTTCCCCAAGGCGCTGATGGGGCCGGGCGCACACGAGATGATCGGGCCGGAGGCCCTCAAGCTGGGCTTCAAGAAGACGCTCGTGATGACCTCGGGCCTGCGCGGCACCGACATCGTCCACAAGATCGTCGAGTCGATGAAGTACCACGGCCTCGAGGTCGTGGTCTACGACAAGGTCGAGTCCAACCCCAAGGACTACAACGTCATGGACGCTGTGGGCCTCTACCAGCAGAACAAGTGCGATTCGTTCGTCTCGATCGGCGGCGGTTCCTCGCACGACGCCTGCAAGGGCGCGCGCGTCTCGGTGGCCCACGACGGCCGCAACGTCAACGAGTTCGAGGGCTTCAACAAGTCCGAGAACCCGCAGAACCCGCCGCACATCGCGGTCTCCACCACGGCCGGCACCGGCTCGGAGACCTCGTGGGCCTACGTCATCACCGACACCACGACGGACCCGGACAACCCGCACAAGTACGTGGCGTTCGACGACGCGTGCGTGACCTCGCTGGCGATCGACGACCCGGTGCTCTACTACGACTGCCCGATCGACTACACCGCGCAGTGCGGCTTCGACGTCCTCGCGCACGCCTCCGAGCCCTACGTCTCCCGGCTGAACTTCCAGCCGTCGCTCGGCAACGCGCTGCACGCGGTCAAGCTGACCGCGCAGAACCTGCGCCAGGCGGTGTGGAACGGCCAGGACCTGGCCGGCCGCGAGGGCATGATGTACGCGCAGTACATCGCCGCCCAGGCGTTCAACTCCGGCGGCCTCGGGATCATCCACTCGATCAGCCACGCCGTCTCGGCGTTCTACGACACCCACCACGGCCTGAACAACGCCATCGCGCTCCCGCGCGTCTGGGCGTTCAACATGCCGGTCTGCTACGAGCGCTTCGCCGACATCGCGGAGGCCATGGGCATCGACACCCACGGCATGACCAAGGTGCAGGCCGCCGAGGCCGCGCTCGCCGCCGCGATCCGGCTGCTGCGCGACGTGGGCATCCCGGAGCGCTTCATCGACGTCACCCAGGACTCCTACTCGAAGAACCGGCTGGGCCAGGGCCCGACCAAGTTCTACGAGAACGAGAAGACCATCCGCGGCGACGCGGCGGACGTGGACCGCATCACCAACCACGTGCTCGGCG is a window of Pseudonocardia sp. T1-2H DNA encoding:
- the mdo gene encoding NDMA-dependent methanol dehydrogenase (This methanol dehydrogenase is considered a nicotinoprotein, since its NADP cofactor remains is not dissociable, but instead remains permanently bound. A member of this family has been shown to act as a formaldehyde dismutase, able to convert two molecules of formaldehyde (plus one water molecule) into one of methanol and one of formate, with no net change in its redox state. More recently, it was shown in Mycobacterium smegmatis that this enzyme is critical to ethanol utilization, for which the biosynthesis of the cofactor-like electron carrier mycofactocin is also required.), with the translated sequence MQVDELLKPFPLKEFHPFPKALMGPGAHEMIGPEALKLGFKKTLVMTSGLRGTDIVHKIVESMKYHGLEVVVYDKVESNPKDYNVMDAVGLYQQNKCDSFVSIGGGSSHDACKGARVSVAHDGRNVNEFEGFNKSENPQNPPHIAVSTTAGTGSETSWAYVITDTTTDPDNPHKYVAFDDACVTSLAIDDPVLYYDCPIDYTAQCGFDVLAHASEPYVSRLNFQPSLGNALHAVKLTAQNLRQAVWNGQDLAGREGMMYAQYIAAQAFNSGGLGIIHSISHAVSAFYDTHHGLNNAIALPRVWAFNMPVCYERFADIAEAMGIDTHGMTKVQAAEAALAAAIRLLRDVGIPERFIDVTQDSYSKNRLGQGPTKFYENEKTIRGDAADVDRITNHVLGDACTPGNPKECTFETVRPVVDHCINGDLDDLLS